A window of Carassius carassius chromosome 48, fCarCar2.1, whole genome shotgun sequence genomic DNA:
CGATAAAGGGTTGAGGATGAACATTTTTGTCCTCTGTGTGCAACGCCCGTACTACACAGGCATTAGTAATCATAAAGCATCGTAACAGACCAAATTAATAGAGCACAAATCGCCTGCTCTACTGGTTTCCAAATTGAGGAATCGTGTAAAGTCAGCAGATTATTTTGCAAaacaaactgaaactgaaaatatttttacacTACAAAAGGTGGTTCCAGgagaaaaagtttgggaaccactggtctactcaaacacacaatattttattttatttaattcataaagaCCTACCTCATGTTGCATatttgcacttaaaaaaaaaaaaaacaatagtacaataaaaaaaaaatacttttaaggtCTATGTCCAATCcctcacaaattattattattttttagctatatgaggttaaaataatttcttacatttttttctcatGTCGCAATATAATATCGATATTGCCTATACAGTGTAAAATATTGTGATATGAATTTTAgctcatatcgcccacccctacttgattagcaaaataatcattagttaagCTCTAGattagttaaaacatttcaaaatacaactgcattgttacactttttgtgattaaaagacaaatattttatcatttgaaTACTTCTTAAAGTAtaaaaacattgactcgttcaagtgaaccaagtatctgcattttgtcacacccctagtgtctATGAGCACATATGATAGTGTATGACATagctttcattcttcagctcaatcatatattcatgaaaaaaaatttgtttgaataaGGAAAGCGATAACTTTttcatagtatcctttcaaatgttgaAGTTGCCACAGTCAGTCATTGCATTCTTTGCATGTGCTGCACTTTATTTGTACCATTTTGTTGtgttagtttatttattataatttgaaaGATGATAACAATATTGATTGATAAATCTGATTTTAGTCCTTGAAAaccaaaaaagtatttgaaagtcCTGGAATTTTATTTTGCAGTATCTGTACAAACGCTGTTATGTTCTTAaaccattttaatgttttttttgtagttaaTTGAACTGAACTGTAGTTTTCTGTAGTAAACTGTCTTTGTATATTTcctattttatattcatttcctagtatttaataaaaaaatttttgaaCAATATAATTTCAGAAATGTCATGTTTTAGATTGTAGGTCATCTTGTAACCGGTTAAGGACAAAGCTAACCAGCAAAACTTGATATCAAAAGTATCCTAAATGTAACATGTGTTTTCACCATATTATAGTGTTTCAAATATCCCACCACAATCTGTAGTCTGAGCCTATCAAGGGCTAATGGCAATGGCAGATACGTTActagtttatttataaaataccaccaggaaattaaaaaaaaatgtatcgatACCAAGGCATTAGGATGAATTCTTTGGTAATAGATGTCCATCACTGTATCTGAACTGTGAttaagcattttcagtttgtttgtgAAATTCACAAGTTTGcctatatacatttaattaaaaccaaataaaatgaattacaaaaGAACAACAGAGCTCTTCTATAAAACAGACACTTTACGGTTAAAGTGaagaaaaacatgtttaataGGAAACATGTGACTGTTTTACGGAGGGCCCCTCGAAATAAACATGCGAGATGAAGAGATGAAAATAGAGAATGAATAACATTACAGGTGTGTTAACAATTATGCCAACCTGTAAAAATTGACTGTACTGGGAAAAGGGCCAAATACTTGGAAATGTTTTTACAGTGCTGTTCGTCTGTGGTTCATTTCTCCATCAGGGTGGTTTCTTCACCACATGACTTGATTTGGAGGATTTCAGATGTTTAAATGTAATTCCTCTACTCTAAAAAAAACTGGAGTGGAAGATTGTGCAAAAATACTTGTTTTTATTATTGGATAGTCAGAGGGTTATGAACTGCTAGTCCGTCAAAGAAGTCTGTATACTTAGTAGCAATTGACCACAGTCGAATGCTAATTTATTTGTTCAGTgattttgatgaaaaataataatttttgatatttaaacGTATTGTTTTGTAATAACAAGTCTTCCAATAAATGCCGCCATCTAGTGAGTCTTTAAAGTATAGTGCCCCAGACATTACAGTTGGTTTCAACAAGATGTTTATTCCATTAAACTAATGGACTATCACTTTATTTGCATGCAATACTATTGCTGTATTGTTTATTTGACTTTGTACTTTATATAAGTTCCTCTTAGATACTTTTCTGGCTTCAGTAGCATTTTTCAGTAATTTCAGCAGAAAACAAGAGTTTtgctatttattacattttgcagGAATTCACATGCATTGCAGTGCAGTGTCTTAGTGAAGATAAATGCTTTATATTGTATTCACGGAGAGAAAAGTGACattgtgcaaaagaaaaaaagaaaagaaaatctgtaCTTTCCGCACATAGCAATCCAATTTTGGACACGTTTTATGATAATTAAGATGCATTAAAGCAAAACTATGCAAGCAGAAAATCAAATAGAAtgtttaaaatgactaatatatgtattttgataatatttcaatagtctcagtctcagtcTTTGGAGAATTAATAGTTTGGTGTGTTGAACTATATCTGCCAAATCTGTATATTCTATCTAGTTGATAGCTTTGTTGCCTCCAGGCCTTTTTGGTCGGTTgggtttttcatattttttggttTCAGAGTCCTCTTCATCGTCCTTCCTTTGAATTCCATAAAATATCATTACCAGCCTTGGGAAACATCTGTAAGCGTAGTAGTCCACTGGTCCTGTCAGCTTATTGTTGTCGAGACGAATGTAGGTCAGCATGTTAGGGTTGGCAAGATCCAGTGACGGACACATCACAGAGATATTCAGATCTGCAAAGAGACATATGCCATCATTAGATTGATACGTTTGACATTTCTTGAAGAGCCCTTCATGTTTTAGTCCACGGGTTCGGTCCTACCTTTAAAGTCATTGTGATTTAGATAAAGATGTTCCAAGGTCCTGGGGACAAAAAAGGGTTTGAAGAGCTGGTTATGGCCCAAATGGAGCTCCATCAGTTTGGACAGGTTAAAGGCATTGTATGCAACGGATTTGAGTTTATTGTGTGGCATGCGAAGAGACAGAAGATTAGGAGTCTTCTTAAAGTAGCCTGCCGGTATGGAGCTGATTGAGTTGTTTTCCAGCGATATCTGCTGGATCGATTCTGGAAGGTCCGCTGGCATGGACTTGAGCTTATTGTTGCACATGTTGATTTGCGTGAGGCTCTTCATGTCAGATAGGATCTTTCCTTTAATCCCTGCATCTGTTAGTCTGTTGCTGCACAAATCCAGCACTGTAAGTTTCGTAAGCTCTCGTGTGGCATCAGCTGGTATCTTTGAAATTTTATTAAAGCCCAGATGAAGCCTTTTAAGGGTTTTTGGCAGAGGCGAAGGAATGTCTTCCAGATTATTATGCTCAAGGTGTAACTGAATGAGTTCTTTGAGTATACTAAAGACATCTTTATCCAGCTTAGATGATTGGAGCTTGTTGTAGCTGAGGTTGATTTCCCTCAGGGACGTGGCGTTGATGAAAGGCTTCGAAGTTATCTCTTCTATGTCGTTATGCTGAATGTACAAGTGGCGAATGTGTCCTGGGATGTTGGGAACTGCCGTGAGTTTTCGGGAGTCACAATACATGGCAAAAGGATAGGACGGGGGACAGGAACACTCGCTGGCACATTCATACCAATACATTAATTGGCCATCATAATCAGGTTGTTGAGGTATAGAAAGTAGAGGATCTTCAGGCGAAGAGTCCTCCGTGTCGTAATCCAAATTGTTGGTTTCATAGTCTTGAGAAAGTACCGGAACTCCAGAAAGCAAAAGCAAAGACAGTATTGTCAAGATGTGTGATGGTGCCATGGTTTACTGTGCTTTTCCTGTTTGgaacagacacaaaaaaacattgtattttaatcATAAGAACATGTTTATTAGGAATGCTGATGCTAAACCTTGTGTATTTTAGAgtgattttattcatttagatCAAATTGCTATGACTGAAGTAATCAATGTAATAGTAATATCttcaatattttattacaaaaatattgaaTTTAGACTGGGTTCCACATAGAAGCAGAATGTGAATAGAAAGTGATCACAGCTGAAATGATCCAAAATGAGATTTCAAGACTTTTCCAGAAGACTAAACACCTCTAATTGCACATACTTTGGGAAATAAGACATTTTTctgtaaatgttgatatttgtttCGCATTCTCttctgttgtaatgtctgggatcAATTATCTCAGCGGGGTTTTTACTGTGCCTGTTGAAAGTGAAACCTCAGTGGTCGACTGACCTAGTATTAATAGGTATTTATGTTGTGGTTTTTTTCTCTAACTTCTAAGCACAAACAACCATTTTGGAGAGGTGGACACTCCCTTGCAATATGAAAGAACTCTGTCTTCTtggattattatttatatttgatgtAACATTCTCCCAAACGTAACAAAATGTAGTTTGGTCATAGTAATAATACAAACCGGCAAAGCAGCTAGAAAAGTGATCCAAAAAATACAGagtaaaattttttaaatttaatttaactaacTGCTCAGTATGACAAACTTTCTTTCCGTAGCAATTTCCTTGTCTTCTGCAGAACTTTGACATATTGGTATGTTGGCTATGATTTTAATGTTTCTCCATTATATAATGACTTATCCTGTAAATTTGAAGCTCGTTTTCATTAATCAATCATACTAATCTCTCTCATAGCTGGAAACTACATCTAGAGGAATTGATACATTTTGATTGGCCCTTTGAACATGAGAAAAGATGTGCCACATTTTTTAAATTCTTCTTATACTAAGTTTTAGATATGCATTGCCATTTAAATATGGTACTTGACTTTGGCATGTAGGTTGCTAAAACCACTATTTATAGTATAGCTCAATTCATTTTGCAGACACGAATGCCAATTCTATAAAATCCCACACCAATCAGAATTAAAGTAACTCCTTTGATTTCGTTACTCAGCCTCATATAGTGCACGATCTTTAAAATCATGTTGTCATACCTGTGGGGTTGTTTTTCGAGTGAGATTGTGAACACCAAGCGCCCAAGATGAAACCCAGCAGCAGGGGACCCCTTCAGCTTGAACGATGTTGCCTAAAGCGGGGAAATGTTTTTTCTCCTGGGACGAGCGTGAAAGATTTACCTCTGTGGTTTCCCCCGCGGCAGCATTAGGCGTTTCAGGAGAGATTGAGATCTGCCTCTTTTACTGTGGAAGTGATTCTGGAAGCGTTTGGTTGCATGTGTTCGGTGACCTCAGGAAAGCCTCGTGGTCTCATCTGATTCTTCTTTTCCCCTTTTGTTGAGATGAGGTGAGGTTGAAGTTTCCAGACATAGTTCTGGAAGGAATAGCGTAGTATCCAGTCCACATGATTGTGGACAGTAAAAATTTAACCCACTTAATTAAGGCCAGACTCCTGACAGGTGTTGCACTTGTGCAGCTAATGTTATGCAAgatttaaagtgtaatattaactctacataataaatattatactaTATACTGTAACCAGAACTAGCCAGTGTTCCTCCAACATATTTATTAAGTGAGAAGGAACATTGGCAAAACTGGCCTAAAATGCATTGGCAATGATTAAGTGGGTTAAATTAAATTGGTTTAGACATTTCTAGCTCACTATATGGAGGCCTTCTGCAACATGACAACTTTTTCCAGTGCTTGTACTGTATCTGAGACCACAGACGGTCTCTCATGAGCCATCTACAGAGTGTTTTTTCAGAGTTGGCAAGACAGACCCCTTAGCACTCATTCTGTCAGCTGGAAGATTTGTTTTTGCTGCTGCCCACATGACAGACACTGAGAAGTCTCTGCATCATGAATGCTACTGCGGGTAAAAAAATTGTGATCCCTAGAGGTTCTTTTGGGCCATTTTTGTGAGGAAGGGGgtgaaaactgaacaaaatgtgTTGTGCAAGCCATATTTTCGGTCTTTGAGAAACGTTGCCTGGTTTATTTGTTGTCATAATGTGACTTTAACATGCAGGCTTGGGATAGATGAGCAGTTGCATGCATTCTACACAAGCCTGGGCAACGCTTTTTAGCAATGTGCAAATATTTGGATGACTATTGCTTCTGGGGAATATGCAAATGAACACATGCATTGCATTTTAATTGTCACACCTGTGCTTTATTGACTAGGAAGTGTGAATAGACGTTTGCAATCAGATTTGcgttttaatgacatttttccagttaaataaatgttttactgttgACTGACACAAAAGTAGTCTTGGTGTAAACACCATTTGTCATAGTTTTACCTGCATGCAAGTACCATGATTTATAGTTTATGGACCAtttgaaccttaaaataaaaaataaaataaaaaaaaacggcaTCCACAAATGTGTGTCTGAACAAAACAGTGTTTATTTCTTTGGAAAATGTTCCAGAGGAGGGAAGTGGTCTGGTGGCCCTCTTGAAAAAGGCTGATAAAAACAAGCTGGGCGGTTGTTTTCTGTCTTAGTTCGAAGGCATTTACTTTGGAGGGAAATCGTATGGGGGGAAAAGCATGAGGTGTGTGTAAAAAAGATCTAAACTAGACCTAGAATCAGTTCTTCATAGTTATGTGCTCACATTTTACACAAGCTTACTTTGCGTTTGCAAGAATTCATCCTCATGTGCTCTTTGAGACGCTAAGGTTTATTAAAAgctcaataaaaacatttcatctgAAGCATCAAACTACAGTAATATCTgataatatcagatatttcatgatGATTGACTTCTGTGCAGAATTGTTCACATCTGAGGGTTTACGCTGATTGTGATGTATTGGTGTagctttaaaccattttaaatctGTGTCTGAATCCCTCAGGTGTTTTCTGGGGCTCAGCGATCCTAAATGATCCAAACCtgttgtgagttttttttttttttggagatgcCGGTATGCAAGACGTGGCAGCAGCGAATCAGGCCAACCTGAAGATTTGTTCCATATGTTTCCTGAGCAGagcctctcttctctctctgtaGCCCACCCCCCCATCTTAACCCATTCAGACCCAAAATTAAGTTTGAGgaacacaaaataaagaaaatattcagCTAATTTTTGATTATTAGTTTTATCACATCTAGCAGTTTTGCTGTAGtatataatttctttttacaGCGAGACCCAAGTTGAGCTACAGTTACATTATCCAGGACTGGTTTGATTTCTGTAGGACTAAAGAGTTGCCATGCTTCATTCCAAAGGATTTTTCCCTAAGAAAGCATCCGTTATAGATTTATTTAGCAGCATCCAATTAACTAAAATGGGAGAAAAGTTTTCAAATGGCTGTCATAATGGCTGTTACTTGGAAAACCCTTTTTAACATtcacatttgtttaaattatatacattatttatacctTATTAAATAGAGCtacaaaattaatacatttttgtctCCAGCAATTTGCGCTTTCGCTCCTCCATAAAGTCCAAACTTCATGTGTAAATCAGTAAAATACACAAAATGGGATTAGCCTGGTTTACTAAAGTTTATTAGATTTATCTGtgtatttacttaattttaaccTCAGGAGGCTCTCTGTGCATGTGCTCTGACACAGGTACATGCTTAAATAGTCAAatacaaaaaacatacaaaatacaaaaatgtgtcaTTACTCAAATTTGTGATCATTCACGTAAACCCTTGTTGGGTATGTCTTAAGCCAACAGTGAAGTTGAGAATGAACAGGGTGTCCGTGGAGTTGTAAAAGGTAGTAAATTAAATTAGCCAAAATTAAGggcattaaaaagtaataaacatCATCTGACGAGGTATCAAATTTTCGCGCCCAATTTTGTTTTCAGATACATTTTCAATTTGTGTTAAGTGCAGGCCTTTCTTCTAaaatttgtgtggatttatttatatgttgAGAGTAGGACCTGAGCGATATCGTGTGAGGTGTTCGTTCGCACGCGCTGAAACAGGCTGGCTTGCTGCCAAACATGTACGAGAGATCACTTCCATTCAGTAATTAAAACATGGGAAAATGCAAGTTTTTGGACCAATTTTCGCAAAAGATCGCAAATTTTCATTATTGCCACAAAATTTCTGCAGAATGTGGACTTAGAAGCGTCCCTTGACATCATCGCAATGCACATTCAAAGAAAGGCCGATTTACAAGAGCTACATTGGATAAACAAACCAAAAGCGGAACGAATCCGCGCTACTAGTTTGGGCTGCGCAGACCGTTTATCTGCTCGAGCCGGAGACACAACACTGCTATACACAACGCAGGGAGATACAGTAAAGAAAGCAGTCCAATTCAACACAGAATCAACATCTCTGTGAAATCTTGTGAGAAGCAATTCAAGAAATTCTGTTAAAGCTGATATCAGAACAAACGCCACTGATGTGGAAACCAGGAAAAACATTGTTCAATGCACACAAAATCTCCACCATTGACCATGGATTTAACAGTAAACCACAGGGACAACTTGTGCCAGAAATAGTCTAATGTTTTCGAGTGATTTTAAATGCTTCACACAACTTTTCTTCACACAAGTATTACCgaatttgaaagttatttttaatgtgacgATATTTGTTAATCTTGAATAGGTTTCCCACAtgtataaaactaaaagttttataatgtaggaaagcaaacgcttatttaaaaattaaaaaaatatatatttaataaccaCTAGTAGATGGCTGCAGAGAAGAACTTACAGGTCATTTCCACTccctaatatagcctatatatttttgtattcattaaattatatttagacgttatgaatgacaataattaaagtacattttagcagatgtaatatatatttattagatgTGTAAGACGTCTGCTAAAGATCTAGGAATCATCTGCTGTGTAATCTGATAAAGGTCTCAGAAGCAGTTTCACATGCATTCTAATAAATGTCTGTTTGACATCTGACAGGGAACATCTTAGAGACCTACTGCAGATGAacaagcactcttaaaaatacatcttgcataTGTAAATGCAGACATTAGATGTCTCTGAGATGTAGATGTGTGATTAGGGTGAGTGCTTTACTGTCGGGTGCTGGAGACACCTTCTGTAGAACTCAATGGCACTGGTGCTGGTGTCCTCAAACGTTAGTCTGGAGCCCTACAGTGGTTCTCCAAGTCAGAAAAGTCATAACAGTGTTAGAAGAATGTTCTCTGTGGtatattttcactgcaaaacaataagaaatgccGCAAATATAATTGCAAATTTTGAGAAAAGCCACAGGAAAATCAGTAATTTTGATCacaaaaatcacacacaaaaaaactgtgAAATCCTGGAGGGCCTGTATAATGTTTGGTAGACCTATATGCTTACAGTTGTTTGTATTCTAACATTTTCACGCATttgttatcattttattatttagcctACTGTTGATTTTCGGTAATAGTAGCTATAAAATTGGAAAATTGATTTAATTAAGTGGAGGTTGGAGTAGACCAATTTACCTGTTAAATATGCAAATTCAGGATTAATAGCTCCAGtctaatgcctcatttgcatagtTAAACATAAGTTTTCAGAAAACTTTATTTGTTGCAattatcaatgtaatcaatcaacttagtaaggtgataactattagtttttttttttttttaccctgttcacctgcagtgtctcgccttaaattGAAAGCTTAGCATGGCTCTGATAAAGCCAAACATAAATTATgggtattttgtttaaattattatattgtatgTTTAATGGAGTACCACCAATAGTGAGCCACAGCTGAACCAATGATCTAACTTTGACCAAACAGTCCTGACATATCTATCACAGTCAAGTGTAGCCCAACACTTGGCTCGTGTTTTACTTTAGGTTAATAATGCTATAATTACAGGCTAAGGTTGtctaataaagcaataagccctgtgAAGCCAAAACTATGGACAAAGGCCCAATGTGACATCTTGATTAATCCCTCCGCTTTACTTAAATGTATCATCTTAATCTGAATAACACCTGTGCTTAATTCATGGCcttaagagaaagaaagagatttAATTTACGCCACTACAGTTGCAGCTTGAAATGGCGCtggtattaaaaaatattttgaaggtaTTAAAAAAGGTAGTAAAAGGTATTAAACTCAACTTAAGACATTCTGTATATACCTTGATGAAAATACATGTGTAACAGTAAATTAGATGTGTgcggctcttaaagtgacagcaggctAATATTCCTGCTGctgactgatcttaatattaatccaacaaaagacaacgaGAACATCACTCACTGCGATTGACTGAaggacttttgtagctttaataagaaacataggatactgttttttatttattttacattcgaTTATTACATTTCTGAAGTAGGCTGTTAATACTTAGCATAAAAACTTTAAGTACTGTTcgtttcatttgtatctttattgcatttttcctttcctttcctttgcttttttttttggtctttattGTATTACTGTTAAATGAATTGTGTCTTAAGGGTCATAATACATCATATACATAAATAatctttctattgatgtatggtttattaggatcagacaatatttggttgagatacagctatttgaaaatctggaatctgagggtgcaaaaaaaaaagaaaaaaatctaaacattgagaaaatcatctttaaagttgtccaaatgaagttattagcaatgcatattactaatcaaaaattaagttttactatatttacaataggaaattagcaaaatatcttcatggaacatgatctttacttaatatcctaatgatttttggcataaaagaaaaatcaatcattttgacccatggaatgtttttttggctaatgCTACAaattttgtacaattttttttttggtcttattgcCAGACAGATGTACACATTCTGAGGCCAACCAGATGTACAGTACTGTTTTATTGTTCTTTATTTTTCTAAAGAAACAACAATATCTGAATTGGAAACGAATAACACAGCACTGCAAGAAAACACTTGTTGCAAGTACAGATTTGCAGATGTCAGTGTAAACCGTTTTCAgagaataaaaaattatataatgcaAATTTAGCATGCAATATTAATTAGTTGTTATCACTAAAACTGTTAATAAGCACCATGTGAATAATGGCCATTCTCTAAAATACAagaagtaaaataataaacaaactgtccttgtaaatttgatttatttttctttgtttctagACAGTTGTACCCTttataaacaaaaattaattaGAGACCTCCAGTACATGGCTACAAATGTATTTAGCACCTGTTCTGAAAATATGCAATTAAAACAGCTCTTCTGTCTTTATAGAGTCGAAAAGATTTCAATGTAAACAAAGTGTTTGAAATCCTCACCAAATTCAAGTAACGAGTCTGTATATCACGGAGGATACTCTTGGATTTTGGATAAATTATGTTCTGTACATCACCAAGAGGACATGAAACGATCATTTATTACTAGTTATGACTAGTTATAATGCTGCCCTCCAGTGGCAAGATGTTGATGCTTTCTCTCACTTTCTGTGGTTACCCAGTTGCACAGAATTGTGGCTGGAAACGCACCGAAAACTGGGTGGCTGAATCTCCCAGTATTTCACTGGATTTGCATATAAACTGATCCTAGTGTAAAGGGCTTTCTTAGCCCGGGTTCTCGTAGGGCAAAAGTCATTTACTCCAACCGAAGTGATGCTGTTGGCATGTAAGTACACCACCTAAAAGAGGAAGTGAAGCTTATTCAATCTCCGTATGCATCATGTCTAGTTCATGTTTCAGTTGCGTGCATGTTTGTGCTTTACCTGCAGATATTTCAGGTTGTTCAAGCCTGGAGGAACCTTCTTCAGTTTATTGTTATCCAGATGGATTTCTCTGACTTTGGTATTGGCTGCGAAACTTCCGTTCTCCACGTACTTGATTTGATTGAAGTCAAGCCACAACCTGTGAAAGACATCGGTCTTTAAGTGGGGTCTGTTTCTATCCGCAAGGGGGGGTATGTGTACCTTACCTTTGGAGACTTTTTAATCTCAAAAAATCCTCCGACTCCACTTTGGCAATCTTGTTATAGTCCAAGTGAAGTTCA
This region includes:
- the LOC132131507 gene encoding osteomodulin-like, producing the protein MAPSHILTILSLLLLSGVPVLSQDYETNNLDYDTEDSSPEDPLLSIPQQPDYDGQLMYWYECASECSCPPSYPFAMYCDSRKLTAVPNIPGHIRHLYIQHNDIEEITSKPFINATSLREINLSYNKLQSSKLDKDVFSILKELIQLHLEHNNLEDIPSPLPKTLKRLHLGFNKISKIPADATRELTKLTVLDLCSNRLTDAGIKGKILSDMKSLTQINMCNNKLKSMPADLPESIQQISLENNSISSIPAGYFKKTPNLLSLRMPHNKLKSVAYNAFNLSKLMELHLGHNQLFKPFFVPRTLEHLYLNHNDFKDLNISVMCPSLDLANPNMLTYIRLDNNKLTGPVDYYAYRCFPRLVMIFYGIQRKDDEEDSETKKYEKPNRPKRPGGNKAIN